The DNA window GTTCCTGGTCACCGAACTGGTTGCACGGGAAGCCGACGACCTGCAGGCCCCGGTCCGCGTGCGCGCGGTACAGCGCCTCGAGGCCCTCGTACTGCGGAGTGAGGCCGCACTTGCTCGCCACGTTGACGATCAGCAGCAGCTTGCCCCGGTACGCGCTCAGGTCCTCGGTGGCTCCGTCGGCGGTCCGGACGGGGAAGGTGTGGGCATTCATCGGTTCTCCCGGAGTGTTCGGATACGGCGTGCGGGGTGCACGCCGCTGGGTGCACGGCGCCGGCTCAGCCGGCGACCAGGTTCTGGCCGCGCAGGCGCTGCGAGATGACGGTGGTGATGCCGTCCCCGCGCATGCTGACGCCGTACAGCGCGTCGGCGACCTCCATCGTCGGTTTCTGATGCGTGATCACGATCAGCTGCGACTTCTCCCGCAGCTGCTCGAACAGCCCGATCAGTCTCCGCAGGTTGGTGTCGTCGAGCGCGGCCTCCACCTCGTCCATGACGTAGAACGGCGACGGCCGGGCCCGGAAGATCGCGACCAGCATGGCGACGGCGGTGAGCGACTTCTCGCCGCCCGACAGCAGCGACAGCCGCTTGACCTTCTTGCCGGGCGGGCGGGCCTCGACGTCGATACCGGTCGTCAGCATGTCCGACGGGTCGGTCAGTACGAGTCGACCCTCGCCACCCGGGAACAGCGTCGCGAACACCTCGACGAACTCCCGCTCGACGTCGGTGTACGCCTCGGTGAACAACTGCAGGATCCGCGCATCGACGTCGGCGACCACACCGAGCAGATCCTTGCGCGCGTTCTTGACGTCCTCGAGTTGCGTGGAGAGGAAGTTGTAGCGCTCCTCGAGCGCGGCGAACTCCTCGAGCGCCAGCGGATTGACCTTGCCGAGCGTCGCCAGGTCCTTCTCGGCCCGCTTGGCCCGCCGCTCCTGCGAGGCCCGGTCGTACGGCACCGGCGCGGGCCGGGTGACCTGTTCGCCGCGCTCGCGGGCCTGCTCGTACTCCGCGATCTCCAGCTCGGACGGCGGCAGCGGGACGTCGGGGCCGTACTCGGCGATCAGGTCGTCGGGGGTAATCGCGTGCTGCTCCAGGATTGTCTGCTCGAGCTGCTCGATCCGCAGCGCTGCCTGCGCGCGGGCGACCTCGTCGCGGTGGACGGCGTCGGTGAGCGCCGCCATCTGCCCGGTGAGCTGACGCACCTGCTCCTTGAGCGCCTCCACCTGTTCGGTGTGCGCCGCCCGCAGCCGGGTCAGCTCGTCCCGGTCCGCGGCCGCGGCCGCCACCGCGGTCTCGAGCCGGGCCGCCACCCGGGTGCCCGCGTCGGCGACCGCGGCGGCGACAGCGGCCGCGGCCTGCCGGGCCCGCTGCGCCCGCTCGGCACGCGCCCGCGCCTCCCGCTCGGCCTGGGCGGCGCGGCGCAGCGAATCGGCCTTGCCCCGAACGGATTCCGCTCGCTCCTCGGCGGTCCGCACCGCGAGCCGCGCCTCCACCTCCACCGCCCGCACCTCGGCGAGTGCGGCGGCCGCGAGCTCACGTTCGGCGTCGCTGTGACCGCCCGGGGCCGCCGACGCGTCGTCGGGCCGGGCGTCCACGTCCTCCTCGGCGCGCCGGAGCCGTTCCTCGAGCTCGGCGAGCGACGCGAGCGTCTCCCCCCGGCCCGCTTCTGCCTCGGTGCGCTGCGCGACGAGCCGATCGGACTCGGCGCGCGCGGTGCGCACCACCTGTCCCAGCCGCCCCAGCTGCTCGTAGACGGCGGACAGTGCGGCATCGGATTCGTGCAGCGCTGCGAGGGTCTGCTCGGCCACCTCCGCACGGTCGCGCTGCTCGGCCAGCGCACCGGCCAGCGCCGCGGACAGTTCCTGCGAGCGGCGTTCGGCGTCCCCCAGCGCCGCGACCGACGCGTCGATCGCCGCCTGCACCTCGAGCGTGCTGGGGCGCCGGTCCGAGCCGCCGGTGATCCAGCCGGGACCGAGGAGGTCCCCGGCCCGGGTCACGGCCCGCCACCCGGGCGTCGAGCCGACCAGTGCCAACCCGTCGTCGACGGACTCGACGACCGCGACACCGCCGAGCAGCGCGACGACGCCGGCGCGCGCCCCGTCCGGGACCTCGACGACGTCGACGAGCGGCCGAGCACCGCCGGGAAGATCCGACAGCACCGGCGCGACCGCGGTCTCGGCCGGGAACACGATCGCGGCCCGGCCGCCGTCCCCGTCGGCGAGCGCCCACACCGCGGCGGCCGCGGCCTGCGCCGAGTCCGCGACGAGGGCATCGGCGGCAGGTCCGAGCACCGCCGCGACCGCCGCCTCGAATCCGGCTTCGACGTGCAACAGTTCGGCCACCGCCCCGGTGAGGCCGCCGGTGTGGTGTTCGAGCAGCCACGCGCTGCCGTCCTTGCGTTCCAGACCGATCGCCAGCGCGTCGATGCGGGCCTTCAGCGAGACCACCTGCTGACCCGCGTCGCGCTCCTCGGCCTGCAGCTGCGCGACCCGTCCGGAGACGAGTTCCAGTGCGGCGACGGCACGTTCGTGCTGGCCGTCGAGTCCCACCTCACCGGCGTCCAGGTCGTCGACCGTGGCCGCGACGGCGTCGAACTCGGCCTGCGCGGCGTCACCGCGCTGTCGGGCCTCCTCGATCGCGACGTCGAGGCGGGCAACCTCGGCGTCGACGGATTCGGCCCGTGTCCGCAGGGTGTCGACCTGACCGGCCAACCGGGCCAGCCCCTCCCGGCGATCGGCCGCAGCGCGGACCGCGGCCAGGTGCGCCCGCTCGGCCGCCGCGGCCGCCTCCTCCCGGTCGGCGAGTTGTTCGCGGGCAGCATCGAGGGTCGCCCGCGCCAGTTCGACGGCCGCGACCA is part of the Rhodococcus sp. SGAir0479 genome and encodes:
- the smc gene encoding chromosome segregation protein SMC gives rise to the protein MHLKSLTLKGFKSFASATTLRFEPGITCVVGPNGSGKSNVVDALTWVMGEQGAKALRGGKMQDVIFAGTAGRSPLGRAEVTLTIDNSDGALPIEYSEVSITRRMFRDGAGEYEINGNSCRLMDVQELLSDSGIGREMHVIVGQGQLSAILESRPEERRAFIEEAAGVLKHRKRKEKAVRKLDAMQANLARLNDLTAELRRQLKPLGRQAEVARRAQTVQADLRDARLRLAADDLVARRAELANQTHDEKRAREQQEAVQAALDAATAELGGHEQALARLAPQAEAAGQTWFRLSALAERVSATVRIAQERARHLEAEPVAGRSQDPDEMEARADRIAQEEAELVAAVELARATLDAAREQLADREEAAAAAERAHLAAVRAAADRREGLARLAGQVDTLRTRAESVDAEVARLDVAIEEARQRGDAAQAEFDAVAATVDDLDAGEVGLDGQHERAVAALELVSGRVAQLQAEERDAGQQVVSLKARIDALAIGLERKDGSAWLLEHHTGGLTGAVAELLHVEAGFEAAVAAVLGPAADALVADSAQAAAAAVWALADGDGGRAAIVFPAETAVAPVLSDLPGGARPLVDVVEVPDGARAGVVALLGGVAVVESVDDGLALVGSTPGWRAVTRAGDLLGPGWITGGSDRRPSTLEVQAAIDASVAALGDAERRSQELSAALAGALAEQRDRAEVAEQTLAALHESDAALSAVYEQLGRLGQVVRTARAESDRLVAQRTEAEAGRGETLASLAELEERLRRAEEDVDARPDDASAAPGGHSDAERELAAAALAEVRAVEVEARLAVRTAEERAESVRGKADSLRRAAQAEREARARAERAQRARQAAAAVAAAVADAGTRVAARLETAVAAAAADRDELTRLRAAHTEQVEALKEQVRQLTGQMAALTDAVHRDEVARAQAALRIEQLEQTILEQHAITPDDLIAEYGPDVPLPPSELEIAEYEQARERGEQVTRPAPVPYDRASQERRAKRAEKDLATLGKVNPLALEEFAALEERYNFLSTQLEDVKNARKDLLGVVADVDARILQLFTEAYTDVEREFVEVFATLFPGGEGRLVLTDPSDMLTTGIDVEARPPGKKVKRLSLLSGGEKSLTAVAMLVAIFRARPSPFYVMDEVEAALDDTNLRRLIGLFEQLREKSQLIVITHQKPTMEVADALYGVSMRGDGITTVISQRLRGQNLVAG